A genomic region of Cannabis sativa cultivar Pink pepper isolate KNU-18-1 chromosome 1, ASM2916894v1, whole genome shotgun sequence contains the following coding sequences:
- the LOC115707628 gene encoding chitinase 4-like encodes MMASSNMAKILLGLIVVGTILAGALPKNVMAQSPVASIVTQEFFDGIMNKATGDCPGKSFYTRDVFLNVANSFGQFGSGSADQSKREIAAFFAHVSHETGFLCHIEETGGSNLENSHYCDLSMGPCNPSKSYYGRGPLQLTWNYNYIGFGNAYKIDGLNAPEMVAQDVVVSFQSALWFWMEYVHSVMDQGFGATTRKINSGECDGKLPDLVRARANYYNDFCNQLGVAPGDNLYC; translated from the exons ATGATGGCTTCTTCTaatatggccaaaatactactTGGCCTCATTGTGGTAGGAACCATCCTAGCAGGAGCCTTGCCCAAAAATGTGATGGCTCAAAGTCCAGTAGCCTCCATTGTGACACAAGAGTTTTTCGATGGGATAATGAACAAGGCTACTGGGGACTGTCCTGGAAAGAGTTTCTACACCAGAGACGTTTTTCTGAACGTTGCGAACTCGTTCGGCCAATTTGGTTCTGGTTCTGCTGATCAATCTAAACGTGAGATTGCAGCCTTTTTCGCCCATGTCTCCCACGAAACGGGAT TTCTATGTCATATAGAGGAGACGGGAGGTTCAAATCTGGAGAATTCACACTACTGCGATCTGAGTATGGGTCCATGCAACCCAAGCAAGAGTTACTACGGGCGTGGACCACTCCAGCTGACATGGAACTATAACTATATAGGTTTCGGCAATGCCTACAAAATTGATGGGTTGAACGCACCCGAAATGGTGGCGCAGGACGTCGTCGTTTCGTTCCAATCAGCATTGTGGTTTTGGATGGAGTACGTTCATTCTGTGATGGACCAAGGATTTGGTGCCACCACCAGGAAAATCAATAGTGGTGAATGTGATGGCAAATTGCCTGACCTTGTTCGAGCACGCGCCAATTATTATAATGACTTCTGCAACCAGCTTGGTGTTGCTCCTGGAGACAATCTCTATTGCTAA